One Legionella hackeliae DNA segment encodes these proteins:
- a CDS encoding glycosyltransferase, translated as MKILLNCSTLMKGGSLQVASAMFRDAIEDREFDWFFALTSSIFSKFQDLLESKLNAKRVILLDKSPAKDRHSRKRLQEFVSREQFNAVFTLFGPAYVNFSVPHLCGIADGWVTHATNAAYRSLPNLKERIRTYLLCQYKLHWYQRADRWCVEAAVARDGFLSKTKANPKAVAVIPNAVNQLIQEYATVKIERKIEDTIHIFCLGADYWHKNYQIIPQVLVALKKKIEKKAIFVVTLPEDSTIYNLLNNQAKILGVQENILNLGPISLPQVIESYKKFHILFFPSLLETFSITPLEAFYMNMPMVLSNLPANRQIVGEYAHYIDSCNSQEVANKLLELITNYDHEVGKLSNLKDNKYIQNICNAANRFDNYKKLLRDMIQTF; from the coding sequence ATGAAAATTTTATTAAATTGCTCTACGTTAATGAAGGGCGGCTCATTGCAGGTAGCCTCTGCAATGTTTAGAGATGCAATTGAAGATCGAGAATTTGATTGGTTTTTTGCTTTAACAAGTTCTATTTTTTCGAAGTTTCAAGATCTACTTGAATCTAAATTGAATGCAAAACGAGTTATTTTATTGGACAAAAGTCCGGCAAAAGATAGGCATTCACGTAAACGCCTGCAAGAGTTTGTGTCACGTGAACAATTTAATGCTGTGTTTACATTATTTGGGCCTGCCTATGTTAATTTTTCTGTCCCTCATCTATGTGGTATAGCTGATGGCTGGGTAACTCACGCTACCAATGCTGCTTACCGTTCTCTACCCAACCTAAAAGAGAGAATTCGCACATATCTTCTATGCCAATATAAACTGCATTGGTATCAACGTGCAGATAGATGGTGTGTAGAGGCCGCCGTAGCAAGAGATGGCTTTTTATCTAAAACCAAAGCCAATCCTAAAGCAGTTGCAGTAATCCCCAATGCAGTCAATCAACTGATTCAGGAGTATGCCACTGTAAAAATAGAAAGAAAAATTGAGGATACTATACACATTTTTTGCCTGGGGGCTGATTACTGGCATAAGAATTATCAAATAATTCCACAGGTTTTAGTAGCCTTAAAAAAGAAGATTGAAAAAAAGGCAATCTTTGTGGTGACCTTACCAGAAGACTCAACCATTTATAACCTCCTTAACAATCAAGCGAAAATACTTGGTGTGCAAGAAAACATTCTTAATTTAGGACCGATATCACTTCCGCAAGTCATCGAAAGCTATAAAAAATTTCATATCTTGTTCTTTCCAAGTTTATTGGAAACGTTTAGCATAACTCCGCTTGAGGCCTTTTACATGAATATGCCGATGGTTCTTTCAAATCTGCCAGCAAACCGGCAGATTGTAGGGGAGTATGCGCATTATATTGATTCATGTAATAGCCAGGAGGTCGCGAATAAATTGCTTGAGTTAATTACTAATTATGACCACGAAGTTGGAAAACTAAGTAATTTAAAAGACAATAAATATATTCAAAATATATGCAATGCTGCAAATAGATTTGACAACTATAAAAAACTTTTGAGAGATATGATTCAAACGTTCTAA
- a CDS encoding NAD-dependent epimerase/dehydratase family protein, translating into MNLYSSIKESLKQNPSTWLITGVAGFIGSNLLEALLKLNQRVIGLDDFSTGTQYNLQEVSRKLPNEFSRKFTLIEGDICSEKDCIQSVEGVDYILHHAAVASVPLSFEFPEQTHAINVTGFLNILNAARKAKVKKIVYASSSAVYGNSSIPKKRETDCINPMSPYAVSKHVNELYAKNFEICYGLPSIGLRYFNIFGPRQNPHGPYAAVIPLWIDAMVNNRHMYINGDGNNIRDFCYIEDVVQANILAALSSSLGDTVYNVGCGEGTTLNELLQMLKMIICPERINLTYRDFRQGDIKISEADISYANTKLGFIPTTTLSEGLKLVIDSCQSIPGTITEKIIAADA; encoded by the coding sequence ATGAATCTTTATTCAAGTATTAAAGAAAGTTTAAAACAAAACCCTTCTACGTGGTTAATTACTGGTGTTGCAGGTTTTATTGGTTCCAACTTATTAGAGGCTTTGCTTAAGTTAAACCAGAGAGTTATCGGATTGGATGATTTTTCTACAGGTACGCAATATAACTTGCAAGAAGTAAGTCGAAAGTTACCCAACGAGTTTAGCAGGAAATTTACTTTGATTGAGGGGGATATTTGTTCGGAAAAAGATTGTATACAGAGTGTCGAAGGCGTGGATTATATTTTGCATCATGCGGCAGTAGCCAGCGTTCCTCTCTCTTTTGAATTTCCTGAGCAAACTCATGCAATTAATGTCACTGGTTTTTTAAATATTCTTAATGCAGCCAGAAAAGCAAAAGTAAAAAAAATAGTTTATGCGTCATCGAGTGCAGTTTATGGAAATTCTTCAATTCCCAAAAAAAGGGAAACTGATTGCATAAATCCCATGTCCCCTTATGCCGTCTCAAAGCATGTCAATGAACTATATGCCAAAAATTTTGAAATCTGTTATGGGTTGCCTTCCATTGGGCTTCGCTATTTCAATATTTTTGGACCACGACAAAATCCTCACGGCCCTTATGCCGCTGTCATCCCTTTATGGATTGATGCTATGGTCAATAACAGGCATATGTATATTAACGGTGACGGGAATAACATACGTGATTTCTGTTATATCGAAGATGTGGTTCAAGCAAATATTCTGGCAGCGTTAAGTTCTTCCTTAGGTGATACAGTATATAATGTAGGATGTGGAGAGGGGACGACCTTAAATGAACTTTTGCAAATGCTAAAAATGATTATATGCCCCGAAAGGATTAATTTAACCTATAGAGACTTCAGGCAAGGCGATATTAAAATTTCAGAGGCAGATATCTCTTATGCAAACACAAAACTAGGCTTCATACCCACGACAACTCTCTCTGAAGGACTCAAATTGGTAATAGACTCTTGTCAAAGCATACCTGGCACTATTACTGAAAAAATTATCGCTGCTGATGCTTAA
- a CDS encoding glycosyltransferase family 4 protein yields MKILLVSQYFWPESFLINDLVKCLVADGHVVEVLTGKPNYPDGQVFKGYSASSRMTEQFNEQITVHRVPIFPRKKGGAKNLILNYFSFIVSGLFYFPRFAKGKQFDAILVFAPSPITSSIPAIYLKKRLRTHLAIWVQDLWPESLSATGFIRNQKMLNHVGKVVRWIYKASDTLLVQSKAFYQPVEKYADKEKIIYYPNSYLEAPETSLETEQIPRDLLSMLEQNFCLVFAGNLGTAQALSVIVNAAQQLKHLENLKIVLVGSGSMMPWLKEQKNSQKLDNLILAGRFPSTCMPHIFSRAAGLLVTLKQEEIFTFTVPSKIQAYLAAGRPIIAALDGEGAHVIHDAGAGFATPAEDEKALAISMEQLYHMDPADRNKLGQSGRAYFMKHFEMKKQSQRLIEILEDRVKPNKGEVIQ; encoded by the coding sequence ATGAAGATTCTTTTAGTATCTCAATATTTTTGGCCAGAATCGTTTCTGATTAATGACCTGGTAAAGTGTTTGGTTGCGGATGGCCATGTAGTTGAAGTACTGACCGGCAAGCCAAATTATCCGGATGGACAAGTCTTTAAAGGTTACTCGGCGTCATCGAGAATGACTGAGCAATTTAATGAGCAAATAACAGTTCACAGGGTGCCGATATTTCCACGAAAAAAAGGCGGGGCAAAGAATTTAATACTCAATTATTTTTCATTTATTGTCAGTGGACTTTTCTATTTTCCTCGTTTTGCGAAGGGAAAACAATTTGATGCGATCCTGGTTTTTGCCCCTTCTCCAATTACTTCGTCTATTCCTGCAATATATTTGAAAAAGCGACTGCGCACTCATCTTGCGATTTGGGTACAGGATTTGTGGCCGGAAAGTTTAAGCGCGACAGGTTTTATCCGTAATCAGAAGATGCTTAATCACGTCGGGAAAGTGGTGCGCTGGATTTATAAGGCTTCGGACACGTTATTGGTGCAATCCAAAGCCTTTTACCAACCCGTAGAAAAATACGCGGATAAAGAAAAAATTATTTACTACCCTAATTCTTATTTAGAAGCTCCAGAAACCTCTCTTGAAACAGAACAAATACCCAGGGATTTGTTGTCGATGCTTGAGCAAAATTTTTGTCTTGTTTTTGCAGGAAATCTTGGTACTGCTCAAGCATTATCTGTCATTGTTAACGCGGCACAACAGCTTAAACATTTAGAAAACTTGAAAATCGTGTTAGTTGGCAGTGGTAGTATGATGCCATGGCTTAAAGAGCAAAAAAATAGTCAAAAACTTGATAATTTAATTCTTGCTGGTCGTTTTCCTTCAACCTGCATGCCTCATATATTTTCACGTGCGGCAGGGCTGCTAGTTACGTTGAAGCAAGAGGAAATATTTACTTTTACAGTTCCCAGTAAAATTCAGGCTTATTTAGCCGCTGGTCGTCCAATCATTGCAGCTCTTGATGGGGAGGGAGCGCACGTTATCCATGATGCAGGGGCAGGTTTTGCAACACCCGCTGAAGATGAGAAAGCTCTGGCCATAAGCATGGAACAGCTTTATCATATGGACCCTGCAGACCGAAATAAACTTGGGCAATCGGGCCGTGCTTATTTCATGAAACATTTTGAAATGAAAAAACAAAGCCAGCGTCTTATTGAAATTCTTGAGGATAGAGTTAAACCGAATAAGGGAGAAGTAATTCAGTGA
- a CDS encoding dTDP-4-dehydrorhamnose reductase family protein has translation MKILVLGVTGMLGRAAYQVFQETGDYEVWGTLRHSRNLEHFPKQTHSRLICDLDILNQDFLLGVFEQVQPELIINCVGLIKQYSTANDPLIVLPINSLFPHRLAKLCAVTDARLIHVSTDCVFSGSKGDYREDDLSDALDLYGKSKFIGELSDYPHAITVRTSLIGHELSSNRSLIDWFLAQKEQVYGYKNAVFSGFPVVELARIMRDYIAPNKELVGLYHVAANPINKYDLLTLVSEIYGKQIKIIPEENMVIDRSLNAARFNAKTGYTPPKWPKLVETMHQSWKDWNA, from the coding sequence GTGAAAATTTTAGTATTAGGCGTAACAGGCATGTTAGGTCGCGCTGCTTACCAGGTTTTTCAAGAGACAGGAGACTATGAGGTATGGGGAACCCTGCGTCACTCAAGAAACTTAGAGCACTTCCCAAAGCAAACACATTCGCGCTTAATTTGTGATTTGGATATTTTGAATCAAGATTTCTTGCTAGGTGTATTTGAGCAGGTTCAACCAGAATTAATCATTAATTGCGTCGGCCTAATCAAACAATACAGCACCGCCAATGATCCTTTAATTGTATTACCTATCAATTCTCTCTTCCCTCATCGATTAGCAAAACTATGTGCCGTGACGGATGCAAGGCTAATACATGTTAGTACCGATTGTGTTTTCTCAGGTTCAAAGGGAGATTATAGAGAAGATGACCTATCAGATGCCCTGGATTTATATGGTAAGTCTAAGTTTATTGGGGAACTTTCAGATTACCCCCATGCAATAACTGTACGAACTTCCCTTATCGGTCATGAACTATCGTCAAATCGTTCATTAATTGATTGGTTCTTAGCTCAAAAAGAACAAGTGTATGGGTATAAGAATGCTGTATTTTCAGGATTTCCTGTCGTTGAACTTGCACGAATCATGCGAGATTACATTGCTCCTAATAAAGAGTTGGTCGGTCTCTATCACGTTGCAGCGAATCCTATCAACAAATACGATTTGTTGACCTTGGTTTCAGAAATTTATGGAAAGCAAATTAAAATTATACCTGAGGAAAATATGGTAATTGATCGCTCACTCAATGCTGCTCGATTTAATGCCAAGACAGGTTATACGCCTCCTAAGTGGCCAAAACTTGTAGAAACAATGCATCAATCTTGGAAGGACTGGAACGCATAA
- a CDS encoding polysaccharide biosynthesis protein, whose product MFNNKILMITGGTGSFGNTVLKRFLNSDLKEIRIFSRDEKKQEDMRLALNNDRVKFYIGDVRDYSTLNDAMRGVDYVFHAAALKQVPSCEFYPMEAVRTNILGTENVLNAGIANQVNRIVVLSTDKAVYPINAMGISKAMAEKIMVAKSRLLSENGPIICATRYGNVMASRGSVIPLFVSQIKANQPITLTDPKMTRFLMSLEESVDLVLHAFEQAVQGDIFVQKSPACTVEDLAQALTEIFRSKTDIRVIGTRHGEKLYESLVSREEMAKAAEMDKYYRISADNRDLNYKKYFVEGEERISNLDDYTSHNTYRLNINEIKDVLLKLDYIQEALDA is encoded by the coding sequence ATGTTTAATAATAAAATTCTTATGATTACCGGAGGAACTGGATCTTTTGGTAATACGGTTTTAAAACGATTTTTAAACTCTGATCTGAAAGAAATTCGTATTTTCAGCCGGGATGAAAAAAAGCAAGAAGATATGCGTCTGGCTTTAAATAATGACAGAGTTAAGTTTTACATCGGTGATGTACGTGATTACAGCACACTTAATGATGCCATGAGAGGGGTGGATTATGTTTTTCATGCAGCTGCTCTCAAACAAGTTCCCTCCTGCGAATTTTATCCAATGGAAGCTGTGCGGACAAATATTCTGGGAACTGAAAATGTTTTAAATGCAGGGATTGCTAATCAGGTTAATCGCATTGTGGTATTAAGCACGGATAAGGCTGTTTATCCCATTAATGCAATGGGTATTTCAAAAGCGATGGCCGAAAAAATTATGGTGGCGAAATCGCGTTTGTTGTCAGAAAACGGTCCCATAATTTGTGCGACCCGCTATGGAAATGTGATGGCATCACGGGGTTCAGTAATTCCCTTGTTTGTTAGTCAAATCAAAGCGAATCAACCTATTACATTGACTGATCCGAAAATGACCCGTTTCTTAATGTCATTAGAAGAGTCAGTTGATCTTGTGTTGCATGCCTTCGAACAGGCAGTACAGGGGGATATCTTTGTGCAAAAATCTCCCGCCTGTACAGTCGAAGATTTGGCGCAAGCATTAACTGAAATTTTTAGAAGTAAGACCGATATTCGAGTGATTGGTACCCGTCATGGTGAAAAGTTATACGAATCTCTTGTTTCAAGAGAGGAAATGGCAAAAGCTGCGGAGATGGATAAATATTATCGGATAAGCGCGGATAATCGTGATCTCAATTACAAAAAATATTTTGTAGAAGGAGAGGAGCGTATTTCTAATCTTGATGATTACACGTCTCACAATACTTACAGATTGAATATCAATGAAATTAAAGATGTTCTGTTAAAGCTTGATTATATCCAGGAGGCCCTTGATGCTTAA
- the wecB gene encoding non-hydrolyzing UDP-N-acetylglucosamine 2-epimerase — protein MLKVMTLVGTRPELIKMSRVIAEMDKHTEHILVHSGQNYDYELNQVFFDEMEIRKPDYFLNVSKESVAQSIADVIASSDELFARMNPDALLLYGDTNTCLAIISAKRRKIPVFHMEAGNRCFDQRVPEELNRKVVDHLSDINMVLTEHARRYLVAEGIKPETIIKTGSHMREVLDYYMPKIEASNIVSQCGFEAGKYFVVSSHREENVDSPENLTALIESLDALVNEYQYPVFFSTHPRTRKRIESYVAKTLNPAIQFAKPLGFFDYIKLQLSSFCILSDSGTITEEASLLNLPAVTIRNTHERPEGMDVGTLIMCGLQKERVLDAVKVVTSQHCNKERAILPVSDYEVGCVSKQVVRVVLSYVDYINRTVWRKNF, from the coding sequence ATGCTTAAAGTGATGACTTTGGTTGGTACTCGTCCTGAATTAATTAAGATGAGCCGAGTTATCGCAGAAATGGATAAGCATACGGAACATATTTTAGTTCATTCAGGACAAAACTATGATTATGAATTAAATCAGGTCTTTTTTGATGAAATGGAAATTCGAAAACCTGATTATTTTCTCAATGTTTCTAAAGAATCCGTTGCTCAATCTATAGCAGATGTAATTGCAAGTTCAGATGAATTATTTGCTCGCATGAATCCTGATGCTCTTCTTTTATATGGTGATACTAATACTTGCTTGGCAATTATTTCCGCAAAACGGAGAAAAATTCCTGTATTTCATATGGAAGCTGGAAATCGTTGCTTTGATCAACGTGTTCCAGAAGAGTTAAATCGTAAAGTGGTTGACCATCTTAGTGATATTAATATGGTGCTCACCGAACATGCTAGACGGTACTTGGTTGCAGAAGGCATTAAACCAGAAACGATTATTAAGACTGGTTCTCATATGCGAGAGGTTTTGGATTACTACATGCCGAAAATCGAAGCTTCTAACATTGTGAGTCAATGCGGTTTTGAGGCAGGAAAATACTTTGTTGTTAGTTCTCATCGCGAGGAGAATGTCGATTCACCAGAAAATCTAACCGCTTTAATTGAAAGTTTAGACGCTTTGGTTAACGAATATCAGTATCCTGTTTTCTTCTCAACCCATCCTCGAACACGAAAGCGTATTGAAAGTTATGTTGCCAAAACATTAAATCCTGCTATTCAGTTTGCAAAACCTTTGGGATTTTTTGATTACATTAAGCTTCAGCTATCATCCTTTTGTATCCTTTCGGATAGTGGCACTATTACCGAGGAAGCGTCATTGCTGAATTTACCCGCAGTGACTATACGCAATACTCATGAGCGTCCCGAAGGTATGGATGTTGGCACATTAATTATGTGTGGCTTACAAAAGGAAAGGGTGCTTGATGCTGTAAAAGTAGTGACCTCACAACATTGTAATAAAGAAAGGGCCATTTTGCCTGTCAGTGATTATGAAGTTGGCTGTGTATCTAAACAAGTTGTGCGTGTAGTTTTAAGCTATGTCGATTATATTAATCGCACTGTTTGGCGTAAAAATTTTTAA
- a CDS encoding UDP-glucose 4-epimerase family protein, giving the protein MEESMCVPENNKKIILMTGATGFVGRHFMAALRNSDKFTVRVAVRNTNSPFLGGCEEIISIPDISTSTNWSDALKNCDVVVHAAARVHVMKEEERAPLLEYRRINVEGTLHLAHQAAKNGVKRFIYISSIKVNGEETKPGTTYSADDIPAPEDPYALSKYEAEQGLLKLSDETGMQVIIIRPPLVYGPGVGGNFQRMIKWLQKGYPLPLKTINNKRSFVSVYNLVDLIIHCLDASEKNNQIFLVSDNQDVSTPELLQKVALALNKPARLIPFPYWILKNLASIAGKKPEVQRLCGSLQVDVNKTQELLGWKPKMSIDEALAKTIQDYA; this is encoded by the coding sequence ATGGAAGAGTCTATGTGTGTACCTGAAAATAATAAAAAAATAATCTTAATGACTGGAGCTACAGGATTTGTTGGTCGCCATTTTATGGCTGCGCTTCGCAATAGTGACAAATTCACTGTACGAGTTGCTGTAAGAAACACCAATAGTCCCTTTTTAGGGGGTTGCGAAGAAATCATTTCAATTCCTGACATTTCAACATCTACAAATTGGAGTGATGCTTTAAAAAATTGTGATGTTGTGGTTCATGCTGCGGCACGTGTTCATGTTATGAAAGAGGAAGAAAGAGCTCCATTACTGGAATATCGACGGATTAATGTTGAAGGTACGCTTCATTTAGCTCATCAAGCAGCAAAAAATGGGGTTAAACGTTTTATTTATATCAGTTCCATTAAAGTGAATGGTGAGGAAACGAAACCAGGAACAACATACAGTGCAGATGATATACCCGCACCAGAAGATCCCTATGCCCTTTCAAAATATGAAGCAGAACAGGGATTATTAAAATTATCCGACGAAACAGGCATGCAAGTCATTATTATTCGTCCACCGTTAGTCTATGGACCAGGAGTGGGGGGTAACTTTCAACGCATGATTAAATGGCTGCAAAAAGGGTATCCTCTTCCTTTGAAAACAATAAATAATAAGCGAAGTTTTGTCTCTGTTTATAATTTAGTAGACCTCATAATTCATTGTTTGGATGCCTCAGAAAAAAATAACCAAATTTTTCTGGTTAGCGATAATCAGGATGTTTCTACGCCTGAGTTATTACAAAAGGTTGCTTTAGCACTCAATAAGCCAGCTCGCTTAATTCCATTTCCGTACTGGATTCTGAAAAATCTGGCTTCTATCGCTGGAAAAAAGCCAGAGGTTCAGCGTTTATGTGGCTCCTTACAAGTTGATGTCAATAAAACACAGGAATTGTTGGGATGGAAACCCAAGATGTCGATAGATGAGGCGCTTGCTAAAACTATTCAGGATTATGCATAA
- a CDS encoding MraY family glycosyltransferase, with translation MVWLCFLIAIFSVGYSLTGLLRRYALATSLLDIPNHRSSHALPTPRGGGLSFVFCFIAGLSFLFYIQSITIELFAALMGAGFFVAFIGFMDDHKSVAAKWRLLGHFLASMFALYMLGGMSQFTIYHWTLPSGSLLNVLAVIYLVWLLNLYNFMDGIDGIAAIEAISVCLGSALLYYLHGNTGAMFAPLVLAVAVGGFLCWNFPPARIFMGDAGSGFLGITLGVLSIEGGKIDSNFFWSWLILLGVFIVDATITLFRRALNKEVLLQAHRSHAYQNISRRYNSHLPVTVGTLLINVLWLLPIAVTVSFGIVSGILGLVLAYVPLAILAIRFNAGKES, from the coding sequence ATGGTTTGGCTTTGTTTTTTAATAGCTATTTTTAGTGTGGGTTATTCTCTAACTGGATTATTGCGACGTTATGCCTTGGCTACAAGTCTTTTAGATATACCCAACCACCGTAGCTCTCATGCCTTACCGACGCCACGAGGAGGGGGGCTGTCATTTGTCTTTTGCTTTATCGCAGGCTTATCGTTTCTTTTTTATATTCAATCAATTACGATTGAATTATTTGCTGCATTAATGGGGGCTGGCTTTTTTGTGGCATTTATAGGTTTTATGGATGATCACAAAAGTGTGGCTGCAAAATGGCGATTATTAGGCCACTTTTTGGCCAGCATGTTTGCTTTGTATATGCTGGGTGGGATGTCTCAGTTTACTATCTATCATTGGACCTTACCGTCAGGCTCTCTGTTAAATGTTTTAGCGGTGATTTATTTGGTATGGCTACTCAATTTATATAACTTCATGGATGGAATTGATGGTATTGCCGCTATTGAAGCAATTTCTGTTTGTTTGGGTAGCGCACTGCTTTATTATTTGCATGGTAATACAGGAGCCATGTTCGCGCCGCTTGTTCTTGCAGTTGCAGTTGGTGGATTTTTATGCTGGAATTTCCCTCCCGCACGAATTTTTATGGGAGATGCGGGAAGCGGATTTTTAGGAATTACGTTAGGAGTATTGTCTATTGAGGGTGGAAAAATTGATTCCAATTTCTTTTGGAGTTGGTTAATCCTATTGGGCGTATTCATTGTTGATGCCACAATTACGTTATTTCGTCGAGCTTTAAATAAAGAGGTTTTGTTGCAAGCACACCGCAGTCATGCTTACCAAAATATTTCTAGGCGCTATAATAGCCACCTTCCTGTTACCGTAGGCACATTATTGATCAATGTTCTTTGGTTACTACCTATAGCGGTAACAGTGAGTTTTGGTATTGTGAGTGGCATTTTAGGATTAGTACTTGCTTATGTACCGTTAGCTATTTTAGCGATTAGGTTTAATGCTGGAAAAGAGAGTTAA
- a CDS encoding sugar transferase translates to MIKRFFDIVVSSLLLIILSPLIVIISVLIRCYLGGPVLFCQERPGLQGKIFKMIKFRTMLNRVDEQGVPLPDAQRMTALGKFLRSTSLDELPELWNVLKGEMSLVGPRPLLIEYLPLYNSEQIRRHHVKPGITGWAQVNGRNALNWDDKFQLDVWYVDNQSFLLDLKILLLTIKKVLIRDGITSQGSPTAEKFKGDKS, encoded by the coding sequence TTGATTAAACGTTTTTTTGATATTGTAGTTTCATCCCTATTATTGATCATTCTATCGCCGCTGATAGTAATAATTAGTGTTCTTATCCGTTGTTACTTAGGAGGTCCTGTCTTATTTTGTCAGGAGCGTCCAGGTTTGCAAGGTAAGATTTTTAAAATGATAAAATTTAGAACCATGCTAAATAGGGTGGATGAACAAGGTGTGCCCCTACCTGATGCGCAAAGAATGACTGCTTTAGGAAAGTTTTTAAGATCAACCAGCTTGGATGAGCTTCCAGAATTATGGAATGTTCTAAAGGGAGAGATGAGTCTTGTTGGTCCGAGACCTCTATTGATAGAGTATCTTCCCTTGTATAATTCAGAGCAAATAAGACGACATCATGTTAAGCCGGGTATCACAGGGTGGGCGCAAGTTAATGGACGCAATGCTCTAAATTGGGACGATAAATTTCAGTTAGATGTCTGGTATGTTGATAATCAATCGTTTTTACTGGATCTGAAAATATTACTATTAACCATCAAAAAAGTTCTTATTCGCGATGGAATTACGAGCCAGGGAAGCCCCACTGCAGAGAAATTTAAAGGGGATAAATCATGA
- a CDS encoding acetyltransferase, with amino-acid sequence MKSLAILGAGGHGKVVADAALCSGWTEISFFDDRWPSLEQVSVWKVAGSIDAFFTGVSCFDGVIIAIGDNSKRLAMIERVLTKSHTPLVSIIHPSAIISRFATVESGTAIFAGAVINPDSKIGIGSIINTSATVDHDCNLGKAIHISPGANLAGGVHIGDLTWIGIGSSIRQQIVIGANVTVGAGAVVVKNIPDHCMAVGVPAEIIENKAR; translated from the coding sequence ATGAAATCCCTTGCTATTCTTGGTGCTGGTGGTCATGGCAAAGTCGTCGCGGATGCTGCACTTTGTTCAGGATGGACGGAGATTAGCTTTTTTGATGATCGCTGGCCGTCTTTAGAGCAAGTTAGTGTTTGGAAGGTTGCTGGATCAATCGATGCATTCTTTACTGGAGTATCGTGCTTTGATGGAGTTATAATTGCCATCGGCGATAATTCCAAACGACTTGCAATGATTGAAAGGGTATTAACAAAAAGTCATACGCCCTTGGTATCGATTATCCACCCTTCTGCAATTATTAGTCGTTTTGCTACTGTAGAATCAGGTACTGCCATTTTCGCAGGCGCTGTAATCAATCCGGATAGTAAAATTGGCATTGGCTCAATTATAAATACCAGCGCTACAGTGGATCATGATTGTAATTTAGGAAAGGCAATTCATATTTCCCCAGGTGCAAATCTGGCTGGGGGAGTTCATATAGGTGATTTAACTTGGATTGGCATTGGTTCCTCTATCCGCCAACAAATTGTAATTGGCGCTAATGTGACTGTTGGAGCTGGTGCGGTAGTAGTAAAAAATATTCCCGACCACTGTATGGCTGTTGGGGTTCCTGCAGAAATTATTGAAAATAAGGCGAGGTAA